The Paracholeplasma brassicae genome contains a region encoding:
- a CDS encoding CueP family metal-binding protein: MKKKVLIGLSILIAFIGVIAFVAANSPNRNDFLAKYDLEGMTVKEIVAYLENDLNEPTNFSAAITGSKLLLGDSQQQVELELPKGQFYLSFAPYVNQTHPCGNHNLVTCRGELKNKSFEVKIVDSQTNTVIIERTIISSSNGFAGIWLPENKRFQVTVSYGNLTATEEVSTFTSSNTCLTTLKLA; the protein is encoded by the coding sequence ATGAAAAAGAAAGTACTAATCGGTTTATCTATATTGATAGCATTTATTGGAGTTATTGCTTTTGTAGCAGCAAATTCACCAAATCGAAATGATTTCTTGGCAAAATATGATTTAGAGGGTATGACGGTAAAAGAAATAGTAGCCTATTTAGAGAATGATTTGAATGAACCCACAAATTTTAGTGCTGCAATAACAGGATCCAAATTGCTTCTAGGTGATTCTCAACAGCAAGTGGAACTAGAACTACCTAAAGGTCAGTTTTATCTCTCATTTGCGCCTTATGTCAATCAAACACATCCTTGTGGTAATCATAATTTAGTCACCTGTCGTGGAGAGTTAAAAAACAAATCTTTTGAAGTTAAGATTGTTGATTCTCAAACAAATACTGTCATCATTGAAAGAACGATTATAAGCAGTTCAAATGGATTTGCTGGTATTTGGTTACCTGAAAATAAACGTTTTCAAGTCACCGTATCATATGGGAATTTAACTGCAACTGAGGAAGTTTCAACTTTTACTAGTTCAAATACGTGTCTTACAACACTTAAACTGGCCTAA
- a CDS encoding metal-sensing transcriptional repressor has translation MSQSHQHNTKHMNEKKIKQLLKTGRGQMEGILKMYEEGRYCIDISKQILSVIAVLQNANALILNDHISTCVTEAIFEQKGKEKIDEITEILVKYLR, from the coding sequence ATGAGTCAATCGCATCAACATAACACAAAACACATGAATGAGAAAAAAATCAAGCAGTTACTAAAAACTGGACGAGGTCAAATGGAAGGCATACTCAAAATGTATGAGGAAGGAAGATACTGTATAGATATCTCAAAGCAGATACTATCAGTTATTGCTGTGCTTCAAAATGCTAACGCATTAATATTAAACGATCATATTAGTACATGCGTTACAGAAGCTATTTTCGAACAAAAGGGCAAAGAAAAAATTGATGAAATCACTGAAATTTTAGTGAAATACTTAAGATGA
- a CDS encoding SHOCT domain-containing protein, whose protein sequence is MNKKQGIFLGVFIGLLVIVAIVFWYFSPQRANNSDYPYYGHMVGGWGMPFGMLAMGIFWIGVIYFAINGFSYRSECRNDRAIELLKSRLAKGEITIDEYEKLIEKLRDK, encoded by the coding sequence ATGAATAAAAAACAAGGTATCTTTTTAGGGGTTTTTATAGGATTATTGGTTATCGTTGCTATCGTTTTTTGGTATTTTTCACCACAAAGGGCAAATAATAGTGATTATCCGTACTATGGTCATATGGTGGGAGGTTGGGGTATGCCGTTCGGAATGTTAGCAATGGGTATATTTTGGATTGGTGTGATTTACTTTGCTATAAATGGTTTTAGTTATCGCAGTGAATGCAGAAATGATCGAGCAATTGAGTTGTTAAAGTCTCGCCTTGCAAAAGGTGAGATAACTATTGATGAATATGAAAAATTAATAGAGAAATTGAGGGATAAATAA
- a CDS encoding response regulator transcription factor, translated as MKVLVVEDYPKINQLLAMYALKDGHVVKQVYNGEDALAAVHHEKFDIILLDLMLPGIQGEELIKQIRKVSDVYIIVLSAKIDIKDRVDVITLGADDYMIKPFSIDEVMAKLKNVEKRLVVNHPTIYTFNHSHLKVLPLSREVFVNNQLINLTQYEYDVLLHLLSNPNVVFSRDMIIEQCFSNSDAYDRVIDVFIKNIRKKIDPASELSYIKTHYGIGYQFVGVKDE; from the coding sequence ATGAAAGTATTGGTTGTTGAAGATTATCCAAAAATCAATCAATTATTAGCGATGTACGCACTCAAAGATGGTCATGTAGTCAAGCAAGTTTATAATGGAGAAGATGCACTTGCAGCAGTTCATCATGAAAAGTTTGATATTATTCTCTTAGATTTAATGCTTCCTGGAATACAAGGAGAAGAACTAATCAAACAAATACGCAAAGTATCCGATGTCTATATTATCGTATTATCAGCTAAAATTGATATCAAAGACCGTGTCGATGTCATCACACTTGGGGCAGATGATTATATGATTAAGCCTTTTTCAATTGATGAGGTCATGGCTAAACTCAAAAATGTTGAAAAAAGACTTGTTGTTAATCATCCAACAATCTACACATTTAATCATTCACATCTAAAAGTTCTACCCTTAAGTAGAGAGGTTTTTGTGAACAATCAATTAATCAATTTAACACAGTATGAGTATGATGTCTTATTGCATTTGCTTTCAAATCCTAACGTTGTCTTTTCTAGAGACATGATTATTGAGCAGTGTTTTTCAAATAGTGATGCTTATGACCGTGTAATAGACGTTTTCATAAAAAACATTAGAAAAAAAATAGATCCTGCTTCCGAACTATCATATATAAAAACGCATTATGGGATTGGATATCAGTTTGTGGGGGTAAAGGATGAATAG
- a CDS encoding sensor histidine kinase, whose product MNSIKSLLISQIFKKVLFIFLSTIFILNIAFYLFSNNQFQKEIARQYDALYNMTAHLSTEENFDTLIIYLEHYTHNNDVTIHFKNITEQTIFSNDFDARLQKYEPVYYDDILLGYIAVNFESSKLGIDILYGFIGLNLTSIILFAFGMYILYKFLRNENTKLKLDLNNIESESSVFSYKEIKQLHLQLMNGQIQREKQRSVYESHIKSIAHDIKTPLSVIRIYADSLVNEKLNPTKDVFLDIQAETVKIMNLIPKFIELDYVELPYIQDVSLFINRYANKYKEIFESKHITISLELDRLSINISDKDLERLIEHLLFNAFYYSNPQSNISISVHNKNRKLVVEDEGIGMTIETIQNILKGPYRSVEAMKLNDKGSGLGLQFVKDIVQKLGANMQIDSVIGYGSKITIQFPQ is encoded by the coding sequence ATGAATAGTATAAAGAGCCTCCTTATTTCTCAAATCTTTAAAAAAGTACTCTTCATATTTCTATCAACCATTTTTATCCTGAATATTGCCTTTTATTTATTTTCAAATAACCAATTTCAAAAAGAAATTGCAAGACAATACGATGCACTATATAATATGACTGCTCATCTATCAACTGAAGAGAACTTCGACACTTTAATCATATATTTGGAGCACTATACACATAATAATGATGTAACAATTCATTTCAAAAACATTACAGAGCAAACCATTTTCTCTAATGATTTTGATGCGAGATTGCAAAAGTATGAACCTGTATATTATGATGACATTCTTCTTGGATATATCGCAGTCAACTTTGAGTCCTCCAAATTAGGTATAGATATACTTTATGGATTCATTGGATTAAATTTAACCTCCATTATTTTGTTTGCCTTTGGTATGTATATTTTATATAAGTTTCTGAGGAATGAAAATACCAAGTTAAAGTTGGATTTAAACAATATTGAGTCAGAAAGTTCGGTTTTCTCGTATAAAGAAATAAAGCAATTGCACCTTCAACTAATGAATGGTCAAATCCAAAGAGAAAAACAAAGATCCGTTTATGAGTCTCATATCAAAAGTATTGCGCATGATATCAAAACACCCCTTTCAGTTATCCGAATTTATGCGGATTCATTAGTTAATGAAAAACTGAATCCAACTAAAGATGTATTTTTGGACATTCAAGCAGAAACAGTTAAAATAATGAACCTAATCCCTAAGTTTATCGAACTTGACTATGTTGAACTACCATATATACAGGATGTTTCTCTATTTATTAACAGATATGCAAATAAGTACAAGGAAATATTTGAAAGTAAACACATTACTATATCGCTGGAACTAGACAGATTATCAATTAATATTTCTGATAAAGATCTAGAGCGTTTAATTGAACATCTATTATTCAATGCTTTTTATTATTCGAATCCTCAATCAAATATCTCAATCTCTGTTCATAATAAAAACAGAAAATTGGTTGTTGAAGATGAAGGGATTGGCATGACCATCGAAACAATACAAAATATCTTAAAAGGACCTTATCGTTCAGTAGAAGCAATGAAATTGAACGATAAAGGTAGTGGTTTGGGTTTACAGTTCGTAAAAGATATAGTTCAAAAATTAGGTGCAAACATGCAAATAGATAGTGTTATTGGATATGGAAGCAAGATAACAATTCAATTTCCTCAATAA
- a CDS encoding recombinase family protein, which translates to MVVPEEAQIVKLIFNLYISDFGPAKIAEQLIEMGAKTGAGKRKWRLSTITTILKNEKYMGDMLQQKTISIDYLNHTRVKNKNHAPTYYTENSHEAIIDKETFELAQRIRKDRAKVRIGEDKNLSKYGRTYPLTAMIICSECGRTLKRRYWNYGKPSQRVMQQCGSYIDGKANCSAKASRQDLIEATTIHMLNKVFLKDLDIMSTIQRVIKSTIKVDDVQGIIERLTLERDENEIALSNLIDTKVKTPDIPESIFNAKYREYSDRLKFLTAEINKLELEHVKNYDTKKRMDKIGEILGKRI; encoded by the coding sequence GTGGTTGTACCTGAGGAAGCACAGATTGTTAAACTCATATTCAATTTGTACATTAGTGATTTTGGTCCAGCTAAAATTGCAGAGCAACTCATTGAGATGGGTGCAAAGACAGGTGCTGGTAAAAGAAAGTGGCGACTTTCAACGATTACAACCATTCTAAAAAATGAAAAATACATGGGTGATATGCTGCAGCAAAAAACAATCAGTATAGACTACCTGAACCACACAAGAGTTAAGAATAAAAATCATGCACCTACTTATTATACAGAGAATAGTCATGAGGCAATCATTGATAAAGAAACATTTGAACTAGCTCAACGCATTAGAAAAGATAGAGCTAAGGTACGAATCGGTGAAGATAAGAACCTCTCAAAATATGGTAGAACGTATCCTTTAACAGCAATGATTATTTGTAGTGAATGCGGCAGAACATTAAAAAGACGTTACTGGAACTACGGTAAGCCATCACAAAGGGTGATGCAACAGTGCGGTAGCTACATTGATGGTAAGGCAAACTGTAGCGCCAAGGCGAGTCGTCAAGATCTTATTGAAGCAACAACAATCCATATGCTAAACAAAGTCTTCTTAAAAGATCTAGATATCATGTCAACCATTCAAAGGGTAATTAAATCAACCATCAAAGTCGATGATGTCCAAGGTATCATTGAAAGGTTAACATTAGAAAGAGATGAAAACGAAATAGCATTATCAAACTTAATTGATACAAAAGTAAAAACACCAGATATTCCAGAATCAATATTTAATGCAAAGTATAGAGAATATTCTGATCGACTTAAATTTCTAACCGCAGAGATTAACAAGCTTGAACTTGAACACGTAAAAAATTACGACACCAAAAAACGTATGGATAAAATAGGTGAGATTTTAGGTAAAAGAATTTAG
- a CDS encoding ArsR/SmtB family transcription factor, whose protein sequence is MTKKFNSIERCDCNVIHEDIVNQVRDKMPQEESLYDLAELFKVFGDSTRIRILWALHEAEMCVCDIAVLLNMTQSAISHQLRVLKQANLVKNRKEGKVVYYSLVDDHVREIFGQGLIHINEK, encoded by the coding sequence ATGACTAAAAAATTTAATTCAATTGAAAGATGTGACTGCAATGTAATTCATGAGGATATTGTAAATCAAGTTAGAGATAAAATGCCTCAAGAAGAAAGCCTTTATGATCTAGCAGAATTATTTAAAGTATTTGGAGATTCAACACGAATCAGGATATTATGGGCTTTACATGAAGCTGAAATGTGTGTTTGTGATATCGCTGTATTACTTAACATGACACAATCAGCAATTTCCCATCAGCTGAGAGTCTTAAAACAAGCTAATTTAGTGAAAAACAGAAAAGAAGGCAAAGTAGTATATTATTCATTAGTTGATGATCATGTAAGAGAAATATTTGGCCAAGGTCTAATTCATATCAACGAGAAGTAG
- a CDS encoding cation transporter: MKKKFILEGLDCANCAAKMEKAINELDGVKEATVNFMTTKLVIDGEDEKMPTIIAEAEKIVKKIEPDTTMKKA, translated from the coding sequence ATGAAAAAGAAATTTATACTTGAAGGTTTAGATTGTGCAAATTGCGCGGCAAAAATGGAAAAGGCTATTAATGAGCTTGATGGAGTAAAAGAAGCTACTGTTAACTTTATGACCACAAAACTCGTTATTGATGGTGAGGATGAAAAAATGCCAACAATAATAGCAGAGGCCGAAAAAATAGTTAAAAAAATCGAACCCGATACAACTATGAAAAAGGCTTAA
- a CDS encoding heavy metal translocating P-type ATPase, with the protein MTKRLWRIIIGAAVLATAVLLNLNNEWLQIALFIISYIIVGGDVVKRAVKNIFKGQVFDENFLMSIATIGAFFIGEYPEGVAVMLFYQVGELFQSYAVGKSRKSIASLMDIRPDYANVKKGDELVKVDPDEVQIGDIIVIKAGEKIPLDGKVIEGSSMIDTSALTGESVPREVEVGSDILSGCININGVITAEVTKEFGESTVSKILDLVENASSKKSNSEQFITKFARYYTPVVVIIAVFLAIIPPLVIDGATFSDWIYRALAFLVVSCPCALVISIPLSFFGGIGGASKKGILVKGSNYLEALAETEIVVFDKTGTLTKGVFNVQEIHPEGVSKEELLELTAYVESYSNHPISLSLKRAYGKEIDNGRISDVEEISGHGVIATVDGKKVMAGNIKLMKMMDIPYFKGELIGTVVHVAVNNKYIGYIVIADEVKEDSAQAIKELKAASIKQTVMLTGDNKSVGSKVAKELGLDKVYAELLPADKVDKLEELFSQKSKKGKLAFVGDGINDAPVLARADIGIAMGGLGSDAAIEAADIVIMTDEPSKIATAMKISKKTLKIAHQNIVFAIGIKIIVLILSAFGITTMWAAIFADVGVTIIAVLNAFRALNVKNL; encoded by the coding sequence ATGACAAAACGACTATGGCGAATAATTATTGGTGCAGCCGTGTTAGCTACAGCAGTATTGCTTAATTTAAATAACGAATGGTTACAGATTGCTCTCTTTATAATAAGTTACATTATTGTAGGTGGAGATGTTGTAAAAAGAGCTGTAAAAAATATTTTTAAAGGTCAAGTTTTCGATGAAAACTTTTTAATGAGTATTGCAACAATTGGTGCATTTTTTATTGGTGAGTATCCTGAAGGTGTTGCAGTTATGCTGTTTTATCAAGTTGGAGAACTGTTTCAAAGCTATGCAGTTGGCAAGTCGAGAAAGTCAATTGCAAGCCTTATGGATATTCGACCAGATTATGCAAATGTTAAAAAAGGTGATGAACTTGTCAAAGTTGACCCAGATGAAGTACAAATTGGAGATATTATTGTAATTAAAGCAGGAGAAAAAATTCCTCTTGATGGCAAGGTAATTGAGGGAAGTTCAATGATTGATACATCGGCACTAACAGGCGAATCTGTTCCTCGTGAAGTAGAAGTTGGAAGTGATATCCTAAGTGGGTGCATCAACATTAATGGGGTTATTACAGCAGAGGTTACCAAGGAATTTGGAGAATCTACTGTAAGTAAAATTCTTGATTTAGTTGAAAATGCAAGTAGTAAAAAATCCAATTCAGAACAATTTATTACGAAGTTTGCGAGATATTATACACCGGTTGTGGTTATAATTGCAGTTTTTCTAGCTATTATACCGCCTCTTGTTATAGACGGGGCGACTTTTAGTGATTGGATATATAGAGCACTAGCATTCCTTGTGGTATCCTGTCCGTGTGCTTTAGTTATTTCAATTCCTTTGAGTTTCTTCGGTGGAATAGGTGGAGCCTCAAAAAAAGGTATTTTAGTCAAGGGGAGTAACTATTTAGAGGCATTAGCAGAAACTGAAATTGTTGTTTTTGATAAAACTGGAACACTAACGAAAGGTGTATTTAATGTACAGGAAATTCATCCAGAAGGAGTTTCCAAAGAAGAGCTACTAGAATTAACTGCATATGTTGAAAGCTATTCCAATCATCCGATTTCACTTTCACTGAAACGTGCATATGGTAAAGAAATAGACAATGGACGTATTTCAGATGTAGAAGAGATATCAGGTCATGGTGTTATTGCAACAGTAGATGGCAAAAAGGTTATGGCAGGAAATATCAAACTTATGAAAATGATGGATATCCCTTATTTCAAGGGAGAGCTGATCGGTACTGTTGTACATGTTGCTGTTAATAACAAATATATAGGTTACATTGTAATTGCCGATGAGGTAAAGGAAGATTCAGCACAAGCAATCAAGGAACTTAAGGCAGCTAGTATTAAACAAACAGTTATGTTGACAGGTGATAATAAAAGTGTTGGTTCAAAAGTTGCTAAAGAGCTTGGTCTTGATAAGGTTTATGCAGAACTGTTGCCAGCAGACAAAGTTGATAAACTAGAAGAATTATTTTCGCAAAAATCTAAAAAAGGTAAACTTGCTTTTGTTGGTGACGGAATCAATGATGCACCTGTATTAGCTCGTGCAGACATTGGAATAGCAATGGGTGGTTTAGGTTCTGATGCGGCCATTGAAGCTGCTGATATTGTAATTATGACTGATGAGCCATCGAAAATAGCTACTGCAATGAAGATTTCTAAAAAGACACTAAAAATTGCACATCAAAACATAGTATTTGCAATTGGAATAAAAATAATTGTTCTTATTTTGAGTGCTTTTGGAATAACTACTATGTGGGCAGCAATATTTGCAGATGTAGGTGTAACTATCATTGCAGTATTAAATGCTTTTAGAGCTTTGAATGTAAAGAATCTATAA
- a CDS encoding Csac_0668 family 2Fe-2S cluster-binding (seleno)protein translates to MKVIDECCCECITQNLNRTKERCPVCNNEGVTVSRITVEHLVTDDYRNAVDGDQYKICMNEDCDVIYYNLDKEIKFLKDQVRVPIWFKKDADPKYACYCSKVTEDQVIEAVVKHGAKTVKEVNAITGTMKNSLCKENNPLGVCCHKIIQEAIDKGLTIK, encoded by the coding sequence TTGAAAGTTATTGATGAATGTTGCTGTGAATGTATCACACAAAATTTAAATAGAACAAAGGAGCGTTGCCCTGTCTGTAATAATGAAGGAGTAACAGTTAGTAGGATAACCGTTGAACACTTGGTGACAGATGATTATCGTAATGCCGTTGATGGAGATCAATATAAGATATGCATGAATGAGGACTGCGACGTTATTTACTATAACTTAGATAAAGAAATAAAATTCTTAAAAGACCAAGTTAGGGTTCCTATCTGGTTTAAGAAAGATGCAGATCCTAAGTATGCTTGTTATTGCAGCAAAGTCACAGAAGATCAGGTAATTGAAGCAGTTGTAAAGCATGGTGCGAAAACCGTTAAAGAAGTAAATGCCATAACTGGAACAATGAAAAATTCGCTTTGTAAGGAAAACAATCCTTTGGGGGTATGTTGTCATAAGATTATTCAGGAAGCCATTGATAAGGGATTAACCATAAAATGA
- a CDS encoding type IV toxin-antitoxin system AbiEi family antitoxin domain-containing protein, with protein sequence MIVTTLNLKEKYKSYTDINGKIKRDIDNGFLFPLVRGIYETESSVDGFLLASYIYGPSYLSFEYALSYHNLIPERVVVYTSATFNKRKSKVYQNHFGLYTYRDVPNAAFPYSVKAYEEDGYACFIASPEKALCDLLYNRKPVTSIKELKRLLFEDLRVNKDMFEQLNFDEILFLSDKYISNNMKYLRKYIESEYMK encoded by the coding sequence ATGATTGTTACAACATTAAACTTAAAAGAAAAGTATAAGAGTTATACGGATATTAATGGCAAAATCAAAAGAGATATTGATAATGGTTTCTTATTTCCTCTTGTACGAGGCATTTATGAAACAGAAAGCTCTGTTGATGGTTTTTTACTTGCTTCATATATTTATGGACCATCCTATTTATCTTTCGAATATGCACTTTCATATCATAATCTCATTCCTGAAAGAGTTGTTGTTTATACGAGTGCTACATTCAACAAACGAAAAAGTAAGGTTTATCAAAATCATTTCGGACTTTATACCTATAGAGATGTTCCAAATGCTGCATTTCCTTATTCAGTAAAAGCTTATGAAGAAGACGGGTATGCTTGCTTTATAGCTAGCCCAGAAAAAGCACTATGTGATTTACTATATAACAGAAAACCAGTAACAAGTATCAAAGAATTAAAGAGACTGCTTTTTGAGGATTTACGGGTAAATAAAGATATGTTTGAACAACTTAACTTTGATGAAATACTATTTTTATCTGATAAATACATATCGAACAATATGAAGTACTTAAGAAAATACATTGAAAGTGAGTATATGAAATGA
- a CDS encoding nucleotidyl transferase AbiEii/AbiGii toxin family protein — protein MTIIEQMINKYNPITLEDKKHAIKEVLQEVVLAGLSKTDFFNHAAFYGGTALRIFYGMDRFSEDLDFSLLVSDDTFDIDKYFKPISDAVNSLGLNFEVSKKDKTLNSNIDSAFIKGNTKETLITIYSSSSDSRLIIHNEKIIIKFEVDVNPPLYAQTEIKFRLLPFPYQVRVYDASSLFAGKIHAVIARSWKNHIKGRDLYDYVYYLSLDTKVNLKHLEARLKQTKTIDENIKLSKDFLINILEKRFDEIDYDIAKSDVRPFIKDQATLDLWSNNFFKSITEQIKVDLEETND, from the coding sequence ATGACAATTATAGAGCAAATGATTAATAAGTATAATCCCATAACATTAGAAGATAAGAAGCATGCAATAAAAGAAGTTTTACAAGAAGTGGTGTTGGCTGGTCTTTCTAAAACTGACTTTTTTAATCACGCTGCTTTTTATGGTGGAACAGCTTTAAGGATTTTTTACGGAATGGATAGATTTAGTGAGGATTTGGACTTTAGCTTACTTGTATCAGATGATACTTTCGATATAGATAAATATTTTAAACCAATAAGTGACGCTGTAAACTCACTTGGACTCAATTTTGAAGTTTCCAAAAAGGATAAGACGCTAAACTCAAATATTGATTCAGCTTTCATCAAAGGTAATACAAAAGAAACCTTGATTACGATTTATTCAAGTTCATCAGATTCTAGACTTATTATTCATAACGAAAAGATTATCATCAAGTTTGAAGTTGATGTAAATCCCCCACTATACGCACAGACAGAAATTAAGTTTCGATTATTACCATTCCCATACCAAGTTCGAGTTTATGATGCCTCATCGTTATTTGCTGGCAAAATTCATGCTGTGATTGCTAGAAGTTGGAAGAACCACATAAAGGGCAGAGATTTGTATGATTATGTCTATTATTTAAGTTTAGATACAAAAGTGAATTTAAAACATTTAGAAGCTAGATTGAAACAAACTAAAACAATTGACGAAAACATCAAATTGTCAAAGGATTTTTTAATTAATATATTGGAAAAACGATTCGATGAGATTGATTATGATATTGCGAAATCAGACGTTAGACCATTTATTAAGGATCAGGCTACCTTAGACCTTTGGAGCAATAATTTTTTTAAATCCATTACGGAACAAATTAAAGTCGATTTGGAGGAAACTAATGATTAA
- a CDS encoding S66 family peptidase has product MIKPKKLKKGDKVAIVSLSSGILGEPEVKHQLELGIRRLKELGLEPVFMPNTLKGLNFIKNNPNYRADDLMLAFKDPTINGIICAIGGDDTYKTIPYLMNEEFKKTVHSNPKVFVGFSDSTNNHLMLNKLGLVTYYGLNFLSDLCELQKEMIPYTRKSYERLFINDESFEIESSPKWYLNRSNYDVDQMFVPLNEIDEDKGHEFLNGSGVIDGVFWGGCLESIYDLYTSERYLDQRHIYNRYGLIPNNDYFSDKIIFLETSEEKPTPEKFHRMLYFLIEEGVISRAKCLLVGKPYDEVYYHEYKEVLLKISNDMGLPIVYNLNFGHALPRTIIPYGIKGKVDFYNKSISVVEKIFE; this is encoded by the coding sequence ATGATTAAACCTAAGAAACTGAAAAAAGGTGATAAAGTAGCTATTGTTAGCCTGTCTTCAGGCATTTTAGGTGAACCTGAAGTAAAACATCAATTAGAACTAGGTATAAGAAGATTAAAAGAACTTGGTCTTGAACCTGTTTTTATGCCCAATACGCTAAAAGGTTTAAACTTTATAAAAAACAATCCCAATTATAGAGCAGACGATTTAATGCTTGCATTTAAAGATCCAACTATAAATGGTATTATTTGTGCAATAGGTGGTGATGATACTTATAAAACGATACCATATCTCATGAATGAGGAGTTTAAAAAAACAGTACATTCAAATCCGAAAGTTTTTGTGGGGTTTTCAGATTCAACCAATAATCATTTAATGCTAAATAAATTGGGATTAGTTACTTATTACGGGTTAAATTTTTTATCAGATCTTTGTGAACTACAAAAGGAAATGATTCCATATACACGAAAAAGCTACGAGAGACTGTTTATAAACGATGAATCATTTGAAATAGAATCTAGTCCGAAATGGTACTTGAATAGATCAAACTATGATGTTGATCAAATGTTTGTGCCACTTAACGAAATAGATGAAGACAAAGGGCATGAGTTTTTAAATGGATCGGGTGTCATTGATGGTGTTTTTTGGGGTGGTTGTCTAGAAAGTATCTATGATTTGTATACAAGTGAGAGGTATCTAGATCAAAGGCATATTTATAATCGTTATGGGTTAATTCCTAACAATGATTATTTTTCCGACAAAATCATATTCCTTGAAACAAGTGAAGAAAAACCAACGCCAGAAAAGTTTCATAGAATGCTATACTTTTTAATCGAAGAAGGTGTCATAAGTCGTGCCAAGTGTTTATTAGTTGGTAAACCATACGATGAGGTCTATTATCACGAATATAAAGAAGTATTATTGAAGATATCAAATGATATGGGTTTACCCATAGTATATAACTTAAACTTTGGACATGCACTTCCAAGAACCATTATTCCTTACGGGATTAAAGGGAAAGTTGATTTTTATAACAAGTCAATTTCAGTAGTAGAAAAAATATTTGAATAG